The Verrucomicrobiales bacterium genome window below encodes:
- a CDS encoding CHASE domain-containing protein: protein MVHRTTQAWEVERFEALCASAYRNLANSVEYELNAIRAVQGLLHTTGGLTEEQWKRFLPSLNWRRNYPNLLSMGYADWSTDSRLTTPQCRVKVIDSRIPKAGFEPGTDLASDPDLLTAMFKAADSTSPASSTVRPFTLANTNGTVQGSLLFLPVYASGTIPRPGPERRTGLKGFAFTALIAVNEYRTLLSSQSNQVVHIEIEDLPAGHPGVKPGGNRPTPVVRLPDGRLEQTLVTPGIGRVWKLRFNTDSNFPRDSSRHFPWVVAIVGGLTTLMLFGWLRNQAREKTKSDEWNQRIRQINEALEQRIDERTRELTQANQQLQSEVAIRTESQEMLTQMEELYRRCIGVANAVPYSRDYRTESFTFVGEGIFQITGYSPHEMTPQIWETLVEDSQLQGELAGLSVEEGIRRARAGEFKYWRDDCRIRTRDGNTRWVSDASVEVLGPDGKPIGSVGILQDITERKRAEVELTKSLQLERELGQLKTNFVATVSHEFRTPLGIIISSAQILERYQERLSPEARTEHLHSIRDAVMTMARMMEDVLVLSRADAGKLEYHTRELDLIELCRTIIDETLVSTGRRCPITFLPEGDDLRQAKGDETLVRHILSNLVSNAVKYSSAGSTVTVHLRKQGSDGIIEVRDQGRGIPPHEKDRIFEAFHRASNTEGVPGTGLGLVIVKRCVDLHGGEIRYQSQENVGTEFVVQLPLFAPQSSLVTRHSPTSGSAGMLGYPQAPVG, encoded by the coding sequence ATGGTCCATCGCACGACCCAGGCCTGGGAGGTCGAACGATTTGAAGCCCTCTGCGCTTCGGCCTACCGCAACCTGGCGAACAGCGTCGAGTACGAACTCAACGCCATCCGCGCAGTCCAGGGCCTATTGCATACCACAGGCGGCCTTACCGAGGAACAGTGGAAGCGATTCCTACCCAGCCTTAACTGGAGGCGCAATTATCCCAACTTGCTCAGCATGGGTTACGCGGATTGGTCGACCGACTCGCGGCTAACAACACCCCAATGCCGGGTAAAGGTGATCGACTCAAGAATCCCTAAGGCTGGCTTCGAACCTGGAACGGATCTGGCCAGCGATCCCGACCTCCTGACGGCGATGTTCAAGGCCGCCGATTCCACCTCTCCGGCTTCCTCAACCGTCCGTCCATTCACTTTAGCGAATACGAATGGGACCGTCCAAGGGAGCTTACTTTTCCTCCCAGTGTATGCCAGCGGCACCATCCCTCGGCCAGGTCCGGAACGGCGCACCGGGCTTAAGGGCTTCGCGTTCACCGCCTTGATCGCCGTCAACGAATACCGGACCCTCCTCTCCTCCCAATCCAACCAGGTGGTTCACATCGAGATTGAAGACCTTCCCGCCGGCCACCCCGGGGTGAAGCCCGGAGGAAATCGACCAACTCCCGTCGTGCGATTGCCGGATGGACGCCTCGAGCAAACCCTAGTGACTCCGGGAATCGGCAGGGTCTGGAAGCTTCGTTTTAACACCGATTCCAACTTTCCACGTGACTCGTCCCGGCACTTCCCGTGGGTGGTGGCTATCGTTGGCGGTCTCACCACCCTCATGCTATTCGGTTGGCTCCGAAACCAGGCGCGCGAGAAAACGAAATCCGATGAATGGAACCAGCGGATCCGTCAAATCAACGAAGCTCTCGAGCAACGCATCGACGAACGAACTCGCGAACTGACCCAGGCCAATCAGCAACTTCAGTCCGAAGTAGCCATCCGCACGGAATCGCAGGAGATGCTCACTCAGATGGAGGAGCTATACCGCCGCTGCATCGGCGTGGCCAATGCCGTCCCATACAGCCGCGACTACCGCACCGAAAGCTTTACCTTCGTCGGAGAGGGAATCTTCCAGATCACCGGCTATTCCCCTCACGAGATGACACCACAAATCTGGGAGACTTTGGTGGAGGATTCCCAGCTCCAAGGCGAACTGGCGGGACTCAGCGTGGAGGAAGGAATCCGTCGAGCGCGCGCGGGAGAGTTCAAGTACTGGCGGGACGACTGCCGAATTCGAACTCGGGATGGAAACACTCGCTGGGTGAGCGATGCCTCCGTCGAGGTGTTGGGTCCCGACGGCAAACCGATCGGTTCGGTAGGGATTCTTCAAGACATCACGGAGCGGAAACGCGCGGAGGTGGAGCTAACCAAGTCGCTGCAGCTCGAGCGCGAGCTGGGGCAGCTCAAAACAAACTTCGTCGCGACTGTATCCCATGAGTTCCGAACTCCCCTGGGCATCATTATCTCGTCCGCTCAGATCCTCGAACGTTACCAGGAACGACTCTCCCCCGAGGCGCGCACGGAGCATCTGCACAGCATCCGCGATGCTGTCATGACGATGGCCCGGATGATGGAGGATGTCCTCGTCCTTAGCCGAGCCGACGCCGGCAAGCTGGAGTACCACACGCGAGAACTGGATCTCATCGAACTTTGTCGCACGATTATTGATGAGACGCTGGTTTCCACCGGGCGGCGCTGTCCCATCACGTTCCTACCGGAGGGAGATGATCTCAGGCAAGCCAAGGGCGATGAAACGCTTGTGCGTCACATCCTGAGCAATTTGGTCTCTAACGCGGTGAAGTATTCCTCGGCCGGATCAACAGTGACGGTCCACCTGCGCAAACAGGGCTCGGATGGCATCATTGAGGTGCGCGACCAGGGGCGTGGCATCCCCCCTCACGAAAAGGATCGCATCTTCGAAGCCTTCCACCGAGCTTCCAACACCGAAGGTGTTCCCGGCACCGGGCTTGGACTGGTGATCGTCAAGCGCTGCGTGGACTTGCATGGCGGGGAGATCCGCTACCAGAGCCAGGAGAATGTCGGAACAGAGTTCGTGGTGCAGCTGCCGCTCTTCGCCCCGCAATCCTCACTCGTCACTCGTCACTCCCCTACCTCAGGGTCTGCAGGAATGCTTGGATATCCTCAAGCTCCTGTGGGCTGA
- a CDS encoding pyruvate, phosphate dikinase, producing MAKAKKATKSTKYVYTFGNKKADGDGSMKALLGGKGANLAEMTRIGLPVPPGFTITTEVCTYYYDNKRTYPSVLQAQIEKGVANMEAIMGTKFGNKNGMPLLVAVRSGARDSMPGMMDTILNLGLNDQTVLSLVAATKNERFAWDCYRRFIQMYGDVVLGVQKRAGEDHDPFETVIGTLKHERLGSHDEEDTKLSVDDLKELVARFKKMVKDRTGKAFPDSPWDQLKGAVGAVFGSWMNDRAIVYRRKYNIPSEWGTAVNVQAMVFGNTGEQSGSGVAFTRDPATGEKVFYGEFLMNAQGEDVVAGVRTPDPVQKLAQKQASSYKELDRIRGVLEKHFKDMQDFEFTIQEGKVFMLQTRNGKRTGVAAVRIACEMVKEKLIDWETAVNRVPADQLDQVLAPIFDRATLKTTAAIATGLPAGPGAASGKIYFNADRAVIAAERGEKVLLVRVETSPEDLRGMIAAEGILTARGGVSSHAALVARQMGKVCVCGASALHVDYEHKTLTVGERTFKEGEFLSIDGTSGTVYAGEVKTAPSEVIQGLLENNTEARQSGTYKNFKQLMDWCAKATRMAVRTNADNPEQTRNAVDFGATGIGLCRTEHMFFEGDRIDAMREMILATSIEEREKALAKILPYQREDFAGMFRELKGLPATIRFLDPPLHEFLPHSKEQQLDLSKKLGVPVERIMKRVSELHEFNPMLGFRGCRLGIGYPEISAMQARAVFEAAALVQKEGIKCRPEIMIPLVGFKKELDLQVAVVHETAKKVQAEKKIKLNYMVGTMIEVPRGALTADEIAESAEFFSFGTNDLTQTTLGMSRDDSGSFLPNYSELEIVKKNPFATVDQTGVGELMKIAIAKGRQTRPDIKLGICGEHGGDPESVKFCHKIGLSYVSCSPFRVPVARLAAAQAAIADKKSAAAPKAKKK from the coding sequence ATGGCCAAAGCTAAGAAAGCGACAAAATCCACCAAATACGTCTATACGTTCGGTAATAAGAAGGCAGACGGTGACGGCTCGATGAAGGCCCTCTTGGGCGGCAAGGGAGCAAACCTTGCGGAGATGACCCGCATCGGTCTTCCGGTGCCTCCAGGCTTCACGATCACCACGGAAGTTTGCACCTATTACTACGACAACAAGCGCACCTACCCGTCTGTGCTGCAAGCCCAGATCGAGAAGGGCGTCGCCAACATGGAAGCCATCATGGGCACCAAGTTCGGCAACAAGAACGGGATGCCCCTGCTCGTTGCCGTGCGTTCCGGAGCCCGGGACTCGATGCCCGGCATGATGGATACCATTTTGAACCTCGGTCTCAATGACCAGACCGTCCTGTCCCTGGTTGCCGCGACCAAGAATGAGCGTTTCGCATGGGACTGCTACCGCCGCTTCATTCAGATGTATGGTGATGTCGTGCTGGGAGTGCAAAAGCGCGCCGGCGAGGACCACGACCCGTTCGAAACCGTCATCGGCACCCTGAAGCACGAGCGCCTCGGCAGCCACGACGAAGAGGACACCAAGCTCTCGGTGGACGACCTCAAGGAACTGGTTGCCCGTTTCAAGAAGATGGTCAAGGACCGCACCGGCAAGGCGTTCCCGGACAGCCCCTGGGACCAGCTCAAGGGAGCGGTCGGCGCTGTGTTCGGTTCCTGGATGAATGACCGCGCGATCGTGTATCGCCGCAAGTACAATATCCCGAGCGAATGGGGAACGGCTGTCAATGTGCAGGCCATGGTCTTCGGTAACACCGGCGAGCAATCCGGATCTGGCGTCGCCTTCACCCGCGACCCAGCCACTGGCGAGAAGGTATTCTACGGAGAATTCCTGATGAACGCCCAGGGCGAAGACGTCGTCGCTGGCGTCCGCACCCCGGACCCCGTCCAGAAGCTCGCCCAGAAGCAGGCTTCCTCCTACAAGGAACTCGATCGTATCCGTGGCGTGCTCGAGAAGCACTTCAAGGACATGCAGGACTTCGAGTTCACGATCCAAGAAGGCAAGGTCTTCATGCTCCAGACCCGTAACGGCAAGCGCACCGGCGTCGCGGCTGTGCGGATCGCGTGTGAAATGGTGAAGGAGAAGCTGATCGACTGGGAAACCGCGGTGAACCGCGTTCCGGCCGACCAGCTCGACCAGGTGCTGGCTCCGATCTTCGATCGCGCCACTCTGAAAACCACCGCAGCGATCGCCACCGGCCTGCCGGCCGGACCTGGCGCCGCCTCGGGCAAGATCTACTTCAATGCCGACCGCGCCGTCATCGCCGCGGAACGCGGCGAAAAGGTACTGCTCGTCCGCGTCGAAACCTCCCCTGAGGATCTGCGGGGCATGATCGCTGCCGAGGGCATTCTCACCGCGCGTGGGGGTGTCAGCTCCCATGCGGCGCTCGTCGCTCGTCAGATGGGTAAAGTCTGCGTCTGCGGAGCCAGCGCGCTGCACGTCGATTATGAGCACAAGACGCTAACCGTCGGCGAACGCACCTTCAAAGAAGGAGAGTTCCTCTCCATCGACGGCACCAGCGGCACGGTCTACGCCGGCGAAGTCAAGACGGCCCCGTCCGAAGTCATCCAAGGCTTGCTCGAGAACAACACCGAGGCCCGTCAGAGCGGAACCTACAAGAACTTCAAGCAGCTCATGGACTGGTGCGCCAAGGCGACCCGCATGGCGGTTCGCACCAACGCCGACAATCCGGAACAGACCCGGAACGCGGTCGACTTCGGAGCTACGGGCATTGGCCTGTGCCGAACTGAGCACATGTTCTTCGAAGGCGATCGTATCGATGCGATGCGCGAAATGATTCTGGCAACCTCGATCGAGGAGCGGGAAAAGGCGCTGGCCAAGATCCTCCCCTACCAGCGGGAAGACTTCGCCGGAATGTTCCGCGAGCTCAAAGGCTTGCCGGCGACCATCCGTTTCCTCGACCCGCCCTTGCACGAGTTCCTGCCTCACAGCAAGGAACAGCAGCTGGACCTGTCCAAGAAGCTCGGTGTGCCGGTGGAGCGCATCATGAAGCGTGTCTCCGAGTTGCATGAATTCAACCCCATGCTCGGATTCCGTGGCTGCCGTCTCGGTATCGGTTACCCGGAGATCTCCGCCATGCAGGCTCGCGCCGTCTTTGAAGCCGCCGCGCTCGTGCAGAAGGAGGGCATCAAGTGCCGTCCCGAAATCATGATCCCTCTGGTTGGCTTCAAGAAAGAACTGGACCTCCAGGTGGCGGTGGTTCACGAAACCGCCAAGAAGGTTCAGGCCGAGAAGAAGATCAAGCTGAACTACATGGTCGGCACCATGATCGAAGTGCCGCGTGGCGCCCTGACAGCGGACGAGATCGCGGAGAGCGCGGAGTTCTTCAGCTTCGGCACCAACGACCTGACTCAAACCACCCTTGGAATGAGCCGTGACGACTCCGGGTCTTTCCTTCCGAATTATTCCGAGCTGGAAATCGTGAAAAAGAATCCGTTCGCCACGGTCGACCAAACCGGGGTCGGCGAACTGATGAAGATCGCGATTGCCAAGGGACGTCAGACCCGTCCCGACATCAAGCTCGGCATCTGCGGTGAACACGGCGGCGACCCTGAGTCGGTCAAGTTCTGCCATAAGATCGGACTGAGCTATGTCAGCTGCTCCCCGTTCCGTGTGCCCGTGGCACGCCTAGCGGCTGCTCAAGCCGCCATCGCCGATAAGAAGTCTGCTGCAGCGCCCAAAGCGAAAAAGAAGTAA
- a CDS encoding c-type cytochrome, translated as MKSLLLYALLWASSYGVEAASGPLRVLFLGDGSEPSRSHCHVVMRELGRDAIWFDYLSEPKWLTPDLLARFDAILFDASAPPAAGFLFGQAADRVFKVTFTGDSRAWSSPEFLTALRGQILTAVGGVRQQGWEKFLAQREPERREPDSNVANYENRPKAITFQHPFNEKGSRERTQVPVDLRLELFASEPDIAKPIGMAWDERGRLWVCETRDYPHEVKPTGEGNDTIKICEDTDGDGRADRFTVFADKLNIPTSLVFVNGGVVVTQPPRLLFLKDTNGDDKADVREVIMEGWGIGDTHAQANNLHYGHDNWLYGCVGYSGFSGSVGGVRKQFAMGTFRFQADGSALEFLHQFSNNSWGHSANEFGDQFGGTANGAPIFYGGIPATAYPAGTRGLTAKKINEEDRVHTITPNYRQVDVFGGYTAAAGSAFIYSDQLPARFQGMAMVCEPTMKTIGLMDVRAKGAGYTAKDGFNLVASTDEWMSPVFAEVGPDGAVWFADWQNFIIQHNPTPSVSRGGYDAKTGVGGAHENPLRDHVRGRVYRVVWDQAKKAAPKSLKGASDDELVRSLSHPNPFWRLTAQRLLVEGKRSGVAGGLRQLVTARETGVGAIHALWSLRGIGQLDSATLRAALLAKDSALRRNAVRALGNDDEARTSFFSAGVVSDPDLLTRSAALVKLSEFQTTPEVQTLVGTLARNPVHRSDEWLREGIRLLSKKHHTELFKEGPNLLANPGLETVGADGLPEGWKRRDYGNRPANQTAKWEVVRGAGQVRSGSVAVRCTATGDADSSLYADVQLKPNTDYRLSGWVKGKGLRGKISFNDHINRAETERVTRDGDWQLVEATYNSGSAPLASLNILFVARGEGYFDDIKFCELLPLDDAASMVTAGDVKRGEHIVYNHTARCILCHTIKGNGSTVGPALDGIATRKDRTYIKESLLEPSKVLAQGFEGTGLSPMPPMADIFSPQELEDIQAFLQTLR; from the coding sequence ATGAAATCTCTGCTACTTTACGCGTTGCTTTGGGCTTCATCCTACGGAGTCGAGGCGGCATCGGGCCCGCTTCGTGTCCTCTTCTTGGGGGACGGATCTGAGCCTTCACGGAGCCATTGCCATGTGGTGATGCGAGAGCTGGGGAGGGACGCGATTTGGTTTGATTACCTTTCTGAACCCAAATGGCTTACACCCGATCTATTGGCCCGATTTGATGCCATCTTGTTCGATGCCTCCGCACCCCCGGCCGCTGGGTTTCTCTTCGGCCAGGCAGCGGATCGGGTTTTCAAGGTTACTTTCACGGGCGACAGCAGGGCCTGGTCGAGTCCTGAGTTTTTGACTGCTTTGCGCGGTCAGATCCTAACCGCAGTGGGCGGGGTTCGGCAGCAGGGCTGGGAGAAGTTTCTGGCGCAGCGCGAGCCCGAGCGACGTGAGCCGGATTCTAACGTTGCCAATTACGAGAACCGACCGAAAGCGATTACGTTTCAACATCCGTTCAACGAGAAAGGCAGTCGGGAGCGCACGCAGGTCCCGGTGGATCTGCGGTTGGAGCTCTTTGCCAGCGAGCCTGACATTGCCAAGCCCATCGGAATGGCCTGGGATGAACGGGGGCGGCTATGGGTTTGCGAAACTCGTGATTATCCGCATGAGGTCAAGCCGACTGGCGAGGGCAACGATACCATCAAGATCTGCGAGGATACTGACGGTGATGGACGCGCGGATCGATTTACAGTTTTCGCGGACAAATTGAACATCCCGACCAGTTTGGTGTTTGTGAATGGAGGGGTGGTGGTTACTCAGCCTCCACGATTGCTCTTTTTGAAGGATACCAATGGAGATGATAAGGCGGATGTCCGCGAGGTGATCATGGAAGGGTGGGGTATCGGTGACACTCATGCTCAGGCGAACAACCTGCACTACGGCCATGACAACTGGCTCTATGGTTGCGTGGGATACTCCGGTTTCAGCGGCTCCGTGGGCGGAGTTCGCAAGCAGTTCGCGATGGGCACCTTCCGTTTCCAGGCGGACGGGTCCGCCCTGGAGTTCTTGCATCAGTTCTCGAACAACAGCTGGGGCCACAGCGCCAATGAGTTCGGGGATCAGTTTGGCGGCACAGCCAACGGCGCGCCGATCTTTTACGGGGGGATCCCCGCGACCGCCTATCCCGCCGGTACGCGTGGGCTAACCGCCAAGAAGATCAACGAGGAGGATCGAGTACACACCATCACCCCCAATTATCGGCAAGTGGATGTGTTTGGCGGATACACTGCGGCGGCCGGCAGCGCTTTCATTTACTCCGATCAGCTGCCCGCGCGGTTCCAGGGGATGGCCATGGTGTGTGAGCCCACCATGAAGACGATCGGCCTCATGGATGTTCGGGCGAAGGGGGCAGGCTATACGGCTAAGGACGGTTTTAATCTGGTGGCCAGCACGGACGAATGGATGTCTCCGGTCTTTGCGGAAGTCGGGCCGGATGGTGCCGTTTGGTTCGCGGACTGGCAAAATTTCATCATTCAGCACAATCCTACCCCCAGTGTTTCTCGTGGTGGGTATGATGCCAAGACCGGTGTGGGTGGAGCGCACGAGAACCCGCTCCGCGACCACGTGCGCGGCCGGGTGTATCGGGTGGTCTGGGATCAGGCCAAGAAGGCGGCTCCGAAATCGCTGAAGGGAGCCTCGGATGATGAGTTGGTCCGGTCGTTGTCGCATCCCAATCCATTTTGGCGTCTGACAGCGCAACGTCTTTTGGTGGAGGGTAAACGTTCGGGTGTCGCGGGCGGGCTGCGACAGCTGGTGACAGCGCGAGAGACTGGGGTGGGTGCCATCCACGCCCTGTGGAGCTTGCGCGGCATTGGGCAGTTGGACAGCGCGACCCTTCGCGCGGCGTTGCTGGCCAAGGACTCCGCGTTGCGACGCAATGCTGTTCGCGCCTTGGGCAACGATGACGAGGCTCGTACTTCCTTCTTCAGCGCAGGCGTGGTCAGCGATCCGGATCTCCTGACGCGCTCCGCGGCTCTGGTTAAGCTCTCGGAGTTCCAAACGACCCCGGAAGTTCAGACCCTGGTCGGCACCCTGGCGCGCAATCCGGTCCATCGATCCGACGAATGGCTTAGGGAGGGCATTCGTCTGCTGAGCAAGAAGCATCATACAGAGCTGTTCAAAGAGGGACCGAACCTGCTCGCCAATCCCGGGTTGGAGACTGTCGGGGCCGATGGATTGCCCGAGGGCTGGAAACGTCGCGACTACGGGAACCGTCCGGCGAACCAGACCGCCAAGTGGGAGGTCGTGCGGGGTGCGGGCCAGGTTCGCTCGGGTTCGGTCGCCGTTCGTTGCACAGCCACGGGCGATGCGGATTCCAGCCTTTACGCTGACGTCCAGCTCAAGCCCAATACTGATTACCGTCTTTCCGGCTGGGTGAAAGGGAAGGGCCTTCGAGGTAAGATCAGCTTCAATGATCACATCAACCGAGCGGAGACGGAGCGGGTAACGCGCGATGGAGATTGGCAGTTGGTCGAGGCTACCTACAACAGCGGATCGGCTCCCTTGGCCAGCCTGAACATCCTCTTCGTCGCTCGGGGTGAGGGATACTTTGATGACATCAAGTTCTGCGAACTCCTGCCCTTGGATGATGCGGCATCCATGGTCACGGCTGGGGACGTGAAACGCGGGGAACACATCGTTTACAATCATACCGCCCGCTGCATCCTGTGCCACACGATCAAAGGTAATGGCAGCACGGTCGGCCCGGCTCTGGATGGCATCGCCACTCGCAAAGACCGCACCTATATCAAGGAAAGTCTCTTGGAGCCGAGCAAAGTTCTGGCTCAAGGCTTCGAAGGTACCGGGCTCTCGCCGATGCCGCCGATGGCGGACATCTTCAGCCCACAGGAGCTTGAGGATATCCAAGCATTCCTGCAGACCCTGAGGTAG
- a CDS encoding PD40 domain-containing protein, which translates to MPLIVSRRRFLALAAVSGASLSAGCQGHMNRLAGPKRRFFFTSQGRTAMMNSDGTSLRYLEFQVPNQATWQPGPFLSDGRRVILLSMEPRRDGPGKPFEEYYTQTPTHLWIYDLEKGSYQEIAHRDRMAVFYTPALLVSDQRILVQVVKNKVGQIYSMNLDGTDARPFTRAGEGLPYGLSLSPDGQRVAFHLASPQGYQVWTSRVDGTDRVRVAAHPDHLYFGTSWSPDGRWILYHDCHHRQDPGHDWSDVCVGRPDGSEHRVLSQGQPQWFAATYGSKDRKGGGSNMPGWSSDGQILFSRRAPGAKVPWEYQVGRPDTDHFNREFKPELSRGGTQIVRLNPDTGQVAELTSAEPAVWDFRMSESSDGKEIVFCRARTGESPAIWVMDRDGARQRRLTAGFEDQGADHPRWLPVIA; encoded by the coding sequence ATGCCACTGATTGTTTCACGACGCCGCTTTCTGGCGCTCGCGGCCGTCTCGGGCGCTTCCCTGTCCGCCGGGTGCCAGGGCCATATGAATCGGCTCGCCGGCCCGAAGCGTCGGTTCTTCTTCACCAGCCAAGGAAGAACGGCGATGATGAACTCGGATGGAACCTCGCTCCGGTACCTTGAGTTTCAAGTTCCCAACCAGGCTACCTGGCAGCCGGGGCCATTTCTATCGGATGGCCGGCGCGTGATCTTGTTGAGCATGGAGCCGCGCCGGGATGGGCCGGGGAAGCCGTTCGAGGAGTACTACACCCAGACTCCCACCCACCTCTGGATCTACGATCTGGAGAAGGGCAGCTACCAGGAGATCGCGCATCGGGATCGGATGGCTGTCTTCTACACCCCGGCCTTGCTGGTGAGCGATCAACGGATTCTGGTGCAAGTCGTCAAGAATAAGGTGGGGCAAATCTATAGCATGAACCTCGACGGCACGGATGCGCGTCCCTTCACCCGGGCAGGAGAGGGGTTACCCTACGGATTGAGTCTGAGTCCCGATGGTCAGCGCGTTGCGTTTCACCTAGCCAGCCCTCAGGGATATCAAGTTTGGACTTCGCGTGTGGATGGAACGGATCGGGTTCGCGTGGCCGCGCATCCCGATCATCTTTATTTCGGCACGAGCTGGTCACCTGATGGACGTTGGATTCTCTATCATGATTGTCACCATCGCCAGGATCCAGGGCATGACTGGTCAGACGTGTGTGTGGGGCGTCCCGATGGCAGTGAGCATCGCGTGCTTTCCCAGGGACAGCCCCAGTGGTTTGCGGCGACTTACGGGTCCAAGGACCGAAAAGGGGGAGGCTCGAATATGCCGGGATGGAGCTCGGATGGGCAGATTTTGTTCTCGCGACGTGCACCGGGTGCCAAGGTTCCCTGGGAATATCAAGTCGGCCGCCCAGACACCGACCATTTCAATCGTGAGTTCAAGCCCGAGCTTTCGCGCGGAGGCACTCAGATCGTCCGGCTCAATCCTGATACGGGGCAGGTGGCTGAGTTGACGTCCGCAGAGCCCGCGGTCTGGGACTTTCGGATGAGCGAGTCTTCCGATGGCAAAGAAATTGTCTTTTGCCGAGCGCGGACCGGGGAGAGTCCGGCCATCTGGGTTATGGATCGGGACGGGGCACGGCAGCGTCGGCTAACGGCCGGATTCGAGGACCAAGGAGCGGACCATCCTCGCTGGCTCCCCGTCATCGCCTGA
- a CDS encoding formylglycine-generating enzyme family protein, with product MSCVVARALASWVCLAGILHSAELTISNPLAPRLQVQGPVSTTQAILWTDNLADAGGVRWRVLTNLSITAGTPREVLVDPAQTGHRFYRAFEVPTNFVWLPPATFLAGSPPTEAERDVEFREIQHQVTLTRGVWMAQFEVTQALYAELTGRTQSTFRGPSLPMESVSWHEATNFCGLLTQREQAAGRLPQGLVYRLPTESEWEYGCRAGTTTAFSFGPALRAGMARFNTQEEYDEATGTKFGAPDPLPMGPVPVGSYQPNAFGLHDMHGNVSEWCADGYDDYSVDPIVDPQGVLDHSHVAVRGGAWDVGGRICRSARRYAGVPEHAHYAIGFRIALSPLP from the coding sequence ATGAGTTGTGTTGTGGCGCGTGCGCTAGCGAGTTGGGTTTGTTTGGCGGGAATCTTGCATTCAGCGGAACTGACCATTTCCAACCCGCTGGCACCTCGGCTTCAGGTTCAGGGGCCTGTCAGCACCACGCAGGCGATACTTTGGACGGATAATCTGGCTGACGCGGGGGGCGTACGATGGCGGGTGCTCACGAATCTCTCAATCACCGCTGGCACGCCCCGTGAGGTGCTGGTTGACCCCGCCCAGACAGGACACCGTTTTTATCGAGCCTTCGAAGTTCCCACCAATTTTGTTTGGCTGCCACCGGCCACTTTCCTGGCGGGAAGTCCCCCGACCGAGGCGGAACGGGACGTCGAGTTTAGGGAGATCCAGCATCAAGTCACCTTGACTCGTGGGGTGTGGATGGCGCAGTTCGAGGTCACTCAGGCGCTGTATGCCGAACTCACCGGCCGAACTCAGAGTACTTTTCGTGGGCCGTCCTTGCCGATGGAATCGGTCAGCTGGCACGAAGCCACGAACTTCTGCGGTCTGCTGACGCAACGGGAACAGGCGGCCGGTCGGCTTCCGCAGGGTCTGGTCTATCGATTGCCCACGGAGTCGGAGTGGGAATATGGTTGTCGAGCCGGCACCACCACGGCCTTCAGTTTCGGTCCGGCCTTGCGTGCGGGCATGGCCCGATTCAATACGCAAGAGGAGTACGACGAAGCGACGGGCACCAAATTTGGAGCACCTGACCCACTTCCCATGGGGCCGGTTCCGGTCGGGAGCTACCAGCCCAATGCCTTTGGCCTGCATGACATGCATGGCAATGTCAGTGAATGGTGCGCCGACGGTTATGATGACTATAGTGTGGATCCCATCGTCGATCCTCAGGGCGTCCTCGATCACTCGCATGTCGCGGTTCGTGGGGGGGCGTGGGACGTCGGTGGGCGCATCTGTCGATCAGCGCGACGTTACGCTGGCGTGCCCGAGCATGCTCACTACGCTATCGGATTCAGAATCGCTCTTTCTCCTCTGCCTTAA